In one window of Tellurirhabdus rosea DNA:
- the cobA gene encoding uroporphyrinogen-III C-methyltransferase, protein MRPRLTLVGAGPGDPELITLKGLRALQTAGAVLYDALVHPALLDHAPASAERLFVGKRRGRCEFAQEDLNHLIVEYAQRYGHVVRLKGGDPFVFGRGFEELTFAREFGIETAVVPGISSSYAVPALAGIPLTSRGLSESFWVLTGTTRFHQLSGDIHAAVRSNATLVILMGMQHLDRIMRLLCGAGKEDLPVAIIQNGSCANERVLFGLAGTIAEEAVLEGFSNPAVIVAGEVVSLNKEFFTQTNKVAVDQLLDSLGVGGRPGIA, encoded by the coding sequence ATGCGCCCCCGACTGACACTGGTAGGAGCGGGTCCGGGAGACCCGGAACTGATTACGCTGAAGGGCCTTCGGGCACTCCAGACGGCGGGGGCCGTGCTCTACGACGCGCTGGTTCACCCGGCTCTCCTCGACCACGCTCCGGCCTCCGCCGAACGACTGTTTGTCGGCAAGCGGCGCGGGCGCTGCGAGTTCGCCCAGGAGGACCTGAATCATCTGATTGTGGAATACGCCCAGCGTTACGGGCATGTGGTGCGGCTCAAGGGCGGCGACCCGTTTGTGTTCGGGCGGGGTTTTGAAGAACTGACATTTGCGCGGGAATTTGGCATCGAAACGGCGGTCGTACCGGGCATTTCGAGCAGCTATGCGGTGCCGGCGCTGGCCGGAATTCCGCTGACGAGCCGAGGCCTGAGCGAGAGTTTCTGGGTGCTGACCGGAACCACCCGGTTTCACCAGCTCTCGGGCGACATCCACGCCGCCGTCCGGTCCAACGCCACCCTGGTGATCCTGATGGGCATGCAGCATCTCGACAGGATTATGCGGCTGCTGTGCGGAGCAGGAAAAGAAGATTTACCGGTAGCGATCATACAGAATGGAAGCTGCGCCAACGAACGGGTGCTGTTCGGCCTGGCGGGAACAATTGCGGAAGAGGCTGTTTTGGAAGGGTTCTCAAACCCGGCGGTCATTGTGGCCGGGGAAGTCGTATCACTGAACAAGGAATTTTTTACGCAGACCAACAAGGTGGCCGTCGACCAGTTGCTCGACTCGCTGGGCGTAGGCGGCCGACCGGGAATTGCGTAA
- the nirB gene encoding nitrite reductase large subunit NirB, with protein sequence MSMGTSRRIVVVGNGMVGYKFCEKLVAKAHNRADFSITVFGEEPRAAYDRVHLSAYFDGKTAGDLALAPDNWYADNGIQLYLSDPVLHIDRDRREVHSHHGLVVPYDYLVMATGSGAFVPPVPGVEKEGVFVYRTIEDLEMIQAHARKARKGAVLGGGLLGLEAAKALLDLGLDEAHVVEFAPRLMPRQIDEAGSAVLQRKLEELGLRIHLSKNTRTLLGDETFAGMAFADDTQLDVDMLIISAGIRPRDELAKAAGLDTHPRGGIVVDDFLQTSDPAIFAIGECALAHGMIYGLVAPGYEMAEVVASRLTGEEKAFRPYDMSTKLKLIGVDVASFGNPFAEGPDCRTICYENRAKGIYKRINVSADGKELLGGVLVGDAEQYNMLLQTCKNRMALPPDPEDLILGARGGSGADSAAGVMSLPDDALICSCEAITKAQICKEVAENGHTSIDALKKATKACTGCGGCTPMVKDLLQGVLKAQGQYIRNVVCEHFDYSRQELLDLVKINDLRTYGAVLDHFGKGDGCEICKPLVASLLASLWNENVLAKDRAMIQDSNDRYLANIQKGGTYSVVPRIPGGEITPEKLIVIGQVAKKYGLYTKITGGQRIDLFGAHVSDLPQIWEELIAAGFESGHAYGKSLRTVKSCVGSTWCRFGVQDSVSFAIEVEERYKGLRSPHKLKSAVSGCIRECAEAQSKDFGIIATEKGWNLYVCGNGGSKPQHAQLLASDVDKETCLRLIDRFLMFYIKTADPLTRTATWLNKLEGGMTYLKAVVVDDVLGIAADLEREMQALVDNYACEWKEAVETPEIRRRFAHFVNQPDQKDPSVQFEPMREQVRAKGW encoded by the coding sequence ATGTCCATGGGTACAAGCAGACGAATTGTTGTTGTTGGCAACGGCATGGTAGGCTACAAGTTTTGCGAAAAGCTCGTAGCGAAGGCTCACAACAGGGCAGACTTTTCGATTACGGTATTCGGCGAGGAACCGCGTGCCGCTTACGACCGCGTACACCTGAGCGCGTACTTCGACGGCAAGACCGCCGGGGATCTCGCCCTGGCTCCGGACAACTGGTACGCCGACAACGGCATTCAGCTTTACCTGTCGGACCCGGTGCTGCACATCGACCGCGACCGCCGCGAGGTGCATTCGCATCACGGGCTGGTTGTACCTTACGATTATCTGGTGATGGCCACCGGCTCGGGTGCGTTTGTGCCGCCGGTGCCGGGCGTAGAGAAGGAAGGCGTTTTCGTCTACCGCACCATCGAAGACCTTGAAATGATTCAGGCGCACGCCCGTAAGGCCCGCAAAGGGGCCGTACTCGGCGGCGGACTGCTCGGCCTGGAAGCCGCCAAGGCGCTTCTGGACCTCGGTCTGGACGAAGCGCACGTGGTCGAGTTTGCCCCGCGCCTGATGCCCCGGCAGATCGACGAGGCCGGTTCGGCCGTCCTCCAGCGCAAACTGGAGGAACTGGGGCTGCGGATTCACCTGTCCAAAAACACCCGGACACTGCTCGGCGACGAAACGTTTGCGGGCATGGCGTTCGCCGACGATACGCAACTGGACGTAGACATGCTGATCATCTCGGCCGGTATCCGTCCCCGCGACGAGCTGGCCAAAGCCGCCGGGCTGGACACCCACCCACGGGGCGGCATCGTGGTCGATGATTTTCTGCAAACCTCCGACCCGGCCATTTTTGCCATCGGCGAATGCGCCCTGGCCCACGGTATGATTTACGGCCTGGTGGCACCCGGTTACGAGATGGCCGAGGTCGTTGCCTCACGCCTGACGGGCGAAGAAAAGGCGTTCCGGCCCTACGATATGTCTACAAAACTGAAGCTGATCGGCGTGGATGTCGCCAGCTTCGGCAATCCCTTCGCGGAAGGCCCTGACTGCCGCACTATCTGCTACGAAAACAGGGCGAAAGGCATTTATAAGCGCATCAACGTGTCGGCCGACGGCAAAGAACTGCTTGGCGGCGTGCTGGTGGGGGACGCCGAACAGTACAACATGCTGCTGCAAACCTGCAAAAACCGCATGGCCCTGCCGCCCGACCCCGAAGACCTGATTCTGGGCGCCCGCGGCGGAAGCGGCGCTGACAGCGCGGCGGGCGTGATGAGTCTGCCCGACGACGCGCTTATCTGTTCCTGCGAAGCCATCACCAAAGCGCAGATTTGCAAAGAGGTGGCCGAAAACGGCCATACCAGCATCGACGCCCTGAAAAAAGCGACCAAAGCCTGTACCGGCTGCGGGGGCTGTACACCGATGGTGAAAGATCTCCTCCAGGGCGTGCTGAAAGCCCAGGGCCAGTACATCCGCAACGTCGTCTGCGAACATTTTGATTACTCACGCCAGGAACTGCTCGATCTGGTCAAAATCAACGACCTGCGGACCTACGGCGCGGTGCTGGACCATTTCGGCAAAGGCGACGGCTGCGAAATCTGCAAACCGCTGGTAGCGTCGCTGCTGGCCAGCCTGTGGAACGAAAACGTCCTTGCCAAGGACCGCGCGATGATTCAGGATTCCAATGACCGCTATCTGGCGAACATCCAGAAAGGCGGCACGTATTCGGTGGTGCCCCGGATTCCGGGCGGCGAAATAACCCCGGAGAAGCTGATCGTGATCGGGCAGGTGGCGAAGAAGTACGGCCTGTATACCAAAATCACCGGCGGCCAGCGTATCGACCTCTTCGGAGCACACGTGAGCGACCTGCCGCAAATCTGGGAAGAACTGATTGCCGCCGGCTTTGAGAGCGGACACGCCTACGGCAAATCGCTGCGGACGGTGAAAAGCTGCGTCGGCTCGACCTGGTGCCGGTTCGGGGTGCAGGATTCGGTCTCGTTCGCCATTGAAGTGGAAGAACGCTACAAGGGATTGCGCTCGCCGCACAAGCTGAAATCGGCCGTTTCGGGCTGCATCCGCGAATGTGCCGAGGCGCAGAGCAAGGATTTCGGCATTATCGCCACCGAAAAAGGCTGGAACCTGTACGTCTGCGGCAACGGCGGCTCCAAACCGCAGCACGCCCAGCTGCTGGCATCGGACGTGGACAAGGAAACCTGCCTGCGCCTGATCGACCGGTTCCTGATGTTTTACATCAAAACCGCCGACCCGCTGACCCGGACCGCTACCTGGCTCAACAAGCTGGAAGGCGGCATGACCTACCTGAAAGCCGTCGTCGTCGACGACGTACTAGGCATCGCCGCCGACCTCGAACGCGAGATGCAGGCGCTGGTAGACAACTACGCCTGCGAATGGAAAGAGGCCGTCGAGACGCCCGAAATCCGTCGCCGGTTTGCCCATTTCGTGAACCAGCCGGACCAGAAAGACCCCAGCGTGCAGTTCGAACCCATGCGGGAGCAGGTCCGGGCGAAAGGTTGGTAG
- the nirD gene encoding nitrite reductase small subunit NirD, giving the protein METLLTETLSTTWHLACRVEDVPADGGACVLLEGRQIAIFNFARRGEWYATTNECPHRQQMALSRGLIGSQGDEPKVACPFHKKTFSLRDGSCLTDEDYRIETYPVKVEGGQVYVSL; this is encoded by the coding sequence ATGGAAACCTTACTAACCGAAACCCTTTCGACCACCTGGCACCTGGCGTGCCGGGTGGAAGATGTGCCGGCCGATGGCGGCGCCTGTGTTCTGCTGGAAGGTCGGCAGATCGCGATTTTCAACTTTGCCCGGCGCGGGGAGTGGTACGCCACCACCAACGAATGTCCGCACCGGCAGCAGATGGCCCTGTCGCGGGGACTGATCGGCAGTCAGGGCGACGAACCCAAAGTGGCCTGTCCGTTCCACAAAAAGACCTTTTCCCTCCGCGACGGCTCCTGCCTCACCGACGAGGACTACCGCATCGAAACTTACCCGGTGAAGGTGGAAGGTGGGCAGGTTTATGTCAGTTTATAG
- a CDS encoding ATP-binding protein, with protein MTDHLDRRVARRLTRFYVLALSAIGVLTISGLLFVRHTIRNQYDDGRVLNVAGRQRMLSQRLTKLALLRTEGIPAADTVPFDSLLDVWSQSHIQLRKGELVMEKPFQVRKSAELDQMFAQLEPVFQTMYRNFRQISAADLPDADRKAALGAVLREEPLYLGQMNDIVFRFDAENTERIRHLERVEWALGLATLLVVLLEGLFIFRPVVRHTRNVIWWLTQSEEALRRANDQLADTNERLLQTQAQLVEATEEKYRLQRAEDTVRSAALLEGQEEERRRFARDLHDGIGQMLTGLRLHVGKLKKGPFADEKQQQRLADLSELVQETIQTTRHVSQNLMPSVLEDYGLAAALQLLTEQVGRSSGIPVTFEAEEATERLAPATEISLYRIAQEAVNNAVKHAGAAEIHVTLGLEGERLVLRVTDDGRGFQAEKVHSGGLENMRTRARLLKADLRIASSETGTKVEIRV; from the coding sequence ATGACAGACCATCTCGACCGCCGGGTGGCCCGGCGCCTGACCCGGTTTTATGTGCTGGCTCTTTCGGCCATTGGGGTGCTGACCATCAGCGGCCTGCTGTTCGTGCGGCATACCATCCGGAATCAGTACGACGACGGCCGGGTGCTGAACGTGGCCGGGCGGCAGCGGATGCTGAGCCAGCGCCTGACCAAGCTGGCCCTGCTGCGAACGGAAGGCATTCCGGCGGCGGATACGGTGCCGTTCGATTCGCTGCTGGATGTCTGGAGTCAGAGCCATATCCAGTTGCGGAAGGGGGAACTGGTGATGGAAAAGCCGTTTCAGGTTCGAAAAAGTGCGGAGCTGGACCAGATGTTTGCGCAACTGGAGCCGGTTTTTCAGACGATGTACCGTAATTTCCGGCAGATTTCTGCGGCGGACCTGCCGGATGCCGACCGGAAGGCGGCGTTAGGGGCCGTTCTGCGCGAAGAGCCGCTGTATCTGGGGCAAATGAACGACATTGTGTTCCGGTTCGATGCCGAAAACACCGAACGCATCCGGCACCTGGAGCGGGTCGAGTGGGCCCTCGGACTGGCCACGCTGCTGGTCGTTTTGCTGGAAGGCTTATTCATTTTCCGGCCGGTCGTGCGGCACACGCGCAACGTCATCTGGTGGCTCACCCAGTCGGAGGAGGCGCTGCGGCGGGCCAACGACCAGCTGGCCGATACCAACGAACGTCTGCTGCAAACGCAGGCCCAGCTGGTGGAGGCCACCGAAGAGAAATACCGCCTGCAACGGGCCGAGGATACCGTCCGTTCGGCGGCGCTGCTGGAAGGGCAGGAGGAAGAACGCCGCCGGTTTGCCCGGGACCTGCACGACGGCATCGGCCAGATGCTCACCGGTCTCCGGCTGCATGTCGGAAAACTGAAAAAAGGCCCGTTTGCCGACGAGAAGCAGCAACAACGCCTGGCGGATTTGTCGGAACTGGTGCAGGAAACCATCCAGACCACCCGCCACGTGTCGCAGAACCTGATGCCTTCGGTGCTGGAAGACTACGGACTGGCAGCGGCCTTGCAACTGCTGACCGAGCAGGTGGGCCGCTCGTCGGGCATACCGGTGACTTTTGAAGCCGAAGAAGCTACCGAACGGCTGGCTCCGGCAACGGAAATCAGCCTGTACCGGATCGCCCAGGAAGCCGTCAACAACGCCGTCAAGCATGCCGGAGCTGCCGAAATCCACGTAACGCTGGGGTTGGAGGGCGAGCGGTTGGTGCTGCGGGTGACGGACGACGGGAGGGGGTTTCAGGCAGAAAAAGTCCATTCCGGCGGGCTGGAAAACATGCGAACCCGCGCCCGGCTCCTGAAAGCCGACCTGCGGATCGCCTCGTCCGAAACGGGGACAAAGGTGGAAATAAGGGTGTGA